From Pseudofrankia saprophytica, a single genomic window includes:
- a CDS encoding LLM class flavin-dependent oxidoreductase, translating to MPVPGAALEQLGFLTIGLFDENDPGPGHQSTLRIIELGERLGFDSAWLRHRHLQYGISSPIAIMAAATQRTSRIHLGTAVTPLGWENPVRLAEDLATVDILSGGRVNPGVSVGPPLFYERVKDALYPDTGDLEDFTYERVARLLRHVAGEPASAFRGAEGFEQFSDRVQPHSPGLRSRMWYGGASVASAAWAGEHDMNFLTSSVVRAVDDKDTVDADDFATVQRSHIQAFRAAHPDGPAARVSQGLVVIPTDSATADQRSRYQAYVDARTPRTFSPQGPQRMLFARDLLGTSEQIAEALYAHAGFREVTEVAFALPFTFEHEDYVQILTDMAERLGPVLGWKPESSRSR from the coding sequence ATGCCTGTGCCGGGGGCCGCACTGGAGCAGCTCGGCTTCCTGACAATCGGGCTGTTCGACGAGAACGACCCCGGTCCGGGGCACCAGTCCACATTGCGGATCATCGAGCTGGGCGAACGGCTCGGGTTCGACAGTGCCTGGCTGCGCCACCGGCACCTGCAGTACGGGATATCGTCGCCGATCGCGATCATGGCGGCCGCCACGCAGCGGACCAGTCGGATCCACCTCGGCACGGCGGTCACGCCGCTGGGCTGGGAGAATCCGGTGCGGTTGGCGGAGGACCTCGCGACCGTCGACATTCTCTCCGGCGGACGGGTCAACCCAGGTGTGAGCGTCGGGCCACCGCTTTTCTACGAGCGGGTCAAGGATGCGCTCTACCCGGATACGGGCGACCTCGAGGACTTCACCTACGAACGGGTCGCCCGGTTGCTGAGGCACGTGGCCGGCGAGCCGGCGAGCGCGTTCCGCGGCGCCGAGGGCTTCGAGCAGTTCTCCGACCGGGTGCAGCCGCACTCGCCCGGGCTGCGGTCCCGGATGTGGTACGGCGGCGCCAGCGTCGCGTCGGCCGCGTGGGCGGGCGAGCATGACATGAACTTCCTGACCAGCAGCGTCGTACGGGCCGTCGACGACAAGGACACCGTCGACGCGGACGACTTCGCCACCGTCCAGCGATCCCACATCCAGGCGTTCCGCGCGGCGCACCCCGACGGCCCCGCCGCTCGGGTGTCCCAGGGCCTCGTCGTGATCCCGACCGACAGCGCCACCGCCGACCAGCGCTCCCGCTACCAGGCCTACGTCGACGCCCGCACCCCCCGGACCTTCAGCCCGCAGGGGCCGCAGCGCATGCTGTTCGCCCGCGACCTGCTCGGCACCTCGGAGCAGATCGCCGAGGCCCTCTACGCCCATGCCGGCTTCCGCGAGGTCACGGAGGTCGCCTTCGCCCTCCCCTTCACCTTCGAGCACGAGGACTACGTCCAGATCCTCACCGACATGGCCGAAAGGCTGGGCCCGGTCCTCGGCTGGAAACCAGAGAGCTCCCGCTCCCGCTAG